Proteins encoded in a region of the Stieleria neptunia genome:
- a CDS encoding YqjF family protein has product MMIDRLAPSKRPVGMNAGTQRWESLLFCHWEIDAERLRPHVPETLDLDTFDGRAFVGIVPFKMRNIRPSWLPRRFAFNFLETNVRTYVTHNDRPGVYFFSLDASSRLAVIAARIGWSLPYFFAQMSAHGSGDEHRYRSARRGGAAEHRVSFRVAEHLGPSVPESLEHFLFERYLLFVEKRGRVFCGQVHHDPYDVWTAEVTEFADQLITAAGLPKLGERPTLAHYSPGVDVEVFSIRE; this is encoded by the coding sequence ATGATGATCGATCGCTTGGCACCATCGAAACGACCTGTCGGGATGAACGCGGGAACGCAGCGTTGGGAATCGTTGTTGTTCTGCCACTGGGAAATCGATGCCGAAAGGCTGCGCCCGCATGTGCCCGAAACGCTGGATCTGGATACCTTTGACGGCCGTGCGTTCGTCGGCATCGTTCCGTTCAAAATGCGGAACATCCGACCGTCCTGGCTGCCCCGCCGGTTCGCGTTTAACTTTTTGGAAACCAACGTCCGAACCTACGTGACGCACAACGATCGGCCGGGGGTTTACTTCTTTTCGCTCGATGCGAGTTCCCGATTGGCGGTGATCGCGGCGCGCATCGGTTGGTCCCTGCCCTACTTTTTCGCCCAGATGTCGGCGCACGGCTCCGGTGACGAACACCGATACCGGAGCGCTCGGCGTGGTGGCGCCGCGGAGCACCGGGTGTCGTTCCGAGTGGCGGAACATTTGGGGCCCTCGGTTCCTGAATCGCTGGAGCACTTTTTGTTCGAACGCTACCTGCTGTTTGTCGAAAAGCGGGGGCGGGTGTTTTGTGGCCAAGTCCATCATGATCCCTATGACGTCTGGACCGCAGAGGTCACCGAGTTCGCGGACCAACTGATCACCGCGGCCGGTTTGCCGAAACTTGGTGAACGTCCAACCCTGGCGCACTACTCCCCCGGCGTCGACGTGGAAGTTTTCTCGATTCGGGAGTAA
- a CDS encoding multiheme c-type cytochrome, whose product MRKSLLFGLSVLLIGGIVYVNSRNDAEQDAARLLDKLEPSGGWENDPPLDPNRTQNHSPPGDFIVDLEPGGTWFVGKRGAESELLLPYRPVQIPSPSNDLEPVNENPGFLGADACQSCHQDRHASFVHTAHHRTSAAASRTSIAGSFQPGQNVLKTNSQGLWFKMLERDQRLFQQVSFYGWKCDVPFDVVTGSSKLGQTYLYWHDDGLFQMNVSYITGTDDWVNSPGYPDGQAIYNRPVTNRCLECHTTWADVRRPPNHYTPESLILGISCERCHGPGRDHVRHHQSNPDEKTPRFITQPTSLSRQQQLDICGQCHFGNPKLKGAPYQFRPGDDLMDHYHPPQADLPGGVHSSNQLVRLSKSPCFNETEMTCTTCHNPHQSERGDRELFSQRCLKCHQPSDCGMESTLGPQLSDNCIDCHMPAGATENMFMNTAQGKVFPSLRDHHIRVDKDLTAAYLQSIGK is encoded by the coding sequence ATGCGAAAAAGCCTGCTGTTCGGATTGTCGGTTCTGCTGATCGGAGGGATCGTCTACGTCAACTCTCGAAACGACGCCGAGCAGGACGCGGCGCGCTTGCTGGACAAACTGGAACCGTCTGGCGGATGGGAAAACGATCCGCCCCTGGATCCCAACCGGACGCAAAACCATTCGCCGCCGGGAGACTTCATCGTCGATCTTGAGCCGGGCGGAACGTGGTTTGTCGGCAAACGCGGCGCCGAAAGCGAACTGTTGCTGCCGTATCGGCCGGTGCAGATTCCCAGCCCCAGCAACGACCTGGAACCGGTCAACGAGAACCCCGGTTTTCTGGGTGCCGATGCGTGCCAGTCATGCCATCAAGACCGCCACGCCTCGTTCGTCCACACCGCGCACCACCGGACCAGTGCGGCGGCCAGCCGAACGTCGATTGCCGGTTCGTTTCAACCGGGACAAAACGTCTTGAAGACGAACAGCCAAGGATTGTGGTTCAAGATGCTGGAACGTGATCAACGGCTGTTTCAACAGGTCTCGTTCTACGGTTGGAAATGCGACGTCCCGTTTGATGTGGTGACCGGATCATCAAAGCTCGGCCAGACTTATCTGTATTGGCACGACGACGGCCTGTTCCAGATGAATGTGTCCTACATCACCGGTACCGACGATTGGGTCAACAGCCCGGGATATCCTGACGGCCAAGCGATCTACAACAGGCCGGTCACCAACCGCTGCTTGGAATGCCACACCACATGGGCGGACGTCCGCCGACCACCGAACCATTACACCCCCGAATCCCTGATCTTGGGAATCTCCTGTGAGCGCTGCCACGGGCCGGGCCGCGACCACGTTCGGCACCATCAATCCAATCCCGATGAGAAGACGCCGCGATTCATCACCCAACCCACGTCACTCTCGCGGCAACAACAGTTGGACATCTGTGGCCAGTGCCATTTCGGGAACCCAAAACTCAAAGGCGCCCCATATCAGTTTCGGCCCGGTGACGATTTGATGGATCATTATCACCCGCCGCAGGCAGACCTGCCCGGGGGAGTTCATTCCAGCAACCAATTGGTTCGATTGTCGAAAAGTCCGTGCTTCAATGAAACCGAAATGACATGCACCACCTGCCACAATCCGCACCAAAGTGAACGGGGCGATCGCGAACTGTTTTCACAGCGCTGCCTCAAATGTCACCAGCCATCCGATTGCGGCATGGAGTCCACGCTCGGGCCGCAATTGAGCGACAATTGCATCGATTGCCACATGCCCGCGGGCGCGACCGAGAACATGTTCATGAACACCGCCCAAGGCAAAGTCTTTCCGTCCCTTCGCGACCACCATATCCGTGTCGACAAGGATTTGACGGCGGCCTACCTGCAATCGATCGGCAAGTAA
- a CDS encoding prenyltransferase/squalene oxidase repeat-containing protein produces the protein MTRKTALTDPNARWRDAPIGSERSSDRRAGPPAVAPPAEAPPVAGPPVAGPPINPRREQNAAGPAVDPNATGEEVPRGIFARLATKRNSSWLASAALHLLFLIILALLTYRIGGTERGLLIEGAWSGPESNTPLESVTLAEATADNQNEQQDLPVEVDLSIVSENVANASVVAPQQASIVDDNALVGLQTGGSTTAAEQVVFLGGGGLSARTPEGRKKYGDRYGATRQSETAVENALRWLANHQRDDGSWSFDLRLSPCDGRCRNGRKANDDTPTPSTAATGLALLAFLGAGYTPEVGPYQDVVQRGVYYLRSTAAESQFGYDWQQGGSMYGHGIALMAISEALGMTKHEDRFDSDLLHYAKQGARFTVIAQHDNGSWGYTPGSPGDTTLTGWQILSLIGARKAGIQTRSDTFSRAKEFLMSVRQGPEFQFGYRTPEAEKTTTAIALTLLIYLGQTPGHSLFDEAIDKLAEEGPTLTNVYHDYYATLALHHFRHRQWESWNDRLRDHLVRTQATEGHEAGSWHFRDRWGDVGGRVYTTAMCALTLEVYYRFLPLYDEPPDFPL, from the coding sequence GTGACCCGCAAAACCGCTCTGACCGATCCCAACGCACGATGGCGTGATGCTCCGATCGGGAGCGAGCGGTCATCCGATCGGCGTGCCGGGCCACCTGCCGTGGCGCCACCGGCTGAGGCGCCACCAGTCGCCGGGCCACCAGTCGCCGGGCCACCGATCAATCCGCGGCGCGAGCAGAACGCCGCCGGCCCGGCGGTTGATCCGAATGCGACCGGCGAAGAGGTTCCCCGCGGGATCTTTGCCCGGCTGGCGACGAAGCGCAATTCGTCCTGGCTGGCCAGCGCCGCATTGCATTTGCTGTTCCTGATCATCCTGGCGTTGTTGACATACCGGATCGGCGGCACCGAGCGTGGCCTGTTGATCGAAGGCGCCTGGTCCGGGCCCGAGTCCAACACGCCACTGGAAAGTGTGACGCTGGCCGAGGCGACGGCGGACAATCAGAACGAACAGCAGGATTTGCCGGTGGAAGTGGATCTTTCCATCGTCAGTGAAAACGTCGCCAATGCGTCCGTGGTCGCGCCCCAGCAAGCGTCGATCGTGGATGACAATGCGTTGGTGGGACTGCAAACCGGCGGATCCACCACGGCGGCCGAGCAAGTCGTCTTTCTGGGCGGAGGCGGTCTGTCGGCGCGGACGCCGGAGGGCCGGAAAAAGTACGGCGATCGATACGGCGCCACGCGACAGAGCGAGACGGCCGTCGAAAACGCCTTGCGCTGGTTGGCGAATCATCAGCGTGACGATGGTTCATGGTCGTTCGATCTGCGTTTGTCGCCGTGCGACGGGCGTTGTCGAAACGGCAGGAAGGCAAACGATGATACGCCGACTCCGTCCACCGCCGCGACGGGATTGGCGCTGCTGGCATTCTTGGGCGCCGGGTACACCCCCGAAGTCGGACCCTATCAGGACGTGGTCCAACGTGGGGTGTACTATTTGCGAAGCACCGCGGCGGAATCCCAGTTCGGATACGACTGGCAACAAGGTGGCAGCATGTATGGGCATGGCATTGCGCTGATGGCCATCTCCGAGGCCCTGGGGATGACCAAGCACGAGGACCGCTTCGATTCCGACTTGCTCCACTACGCCAAACAGGGCGCACGGTTTACCGTGATCGCACAACATGACAACGGATCCTGGGGATATACGCCGGGAAGCCCCGGCGATACGACGCTGACCGGCTGGCAGATCCTGTCGTTGATCGGGGCCCGCAAGGCCGGCATCCAAACACGCAGCGATACGTTCTCCCGCGCGAAAGAATTCTTGATGAGTGTTCGCCAGGGGCCCGAGTTTCAGTTCGGTTATCGCACGCCGGAAGCGGAAAAAACAACCACCGCGATTGCCCTGACGCTGTTGATCTATCTGGGACAAACGCCCGGCCACAGCCTGTTCGACGAAGCGATCGACAAGCTGGCCGAAGAAGGCCCGACGCTGACCAATGTTTACCATGACTACTACGCGACGCTGGCACTGCACCATTTTCGACACCGTCAATGGGAATCATGGAATGATCGATTGCGTGATCACTTGGTGCGCACCCAGGCGACCGAAGGACATGAAGCCGGCAGTTGGCACTTTCGCGACCGATGGGGCGATGTCGGGGGACGCGTCTACACGACCGCGATGTGTGCGCTGACGCTGGAGGTCTACTACCGGTTCTTGCCCCTGTACGACGAGCCGCCAGATTTTCCGCTCTGA
- a CDS encoding cytochrome C oxidase subunit IV family protein, translating to MSAHENAQEGYDFAHPLPLPLLAGTFLVLTLLTVLTVAQASFNFGSLDVLIVMVIATIKAVLVGAIFMHLAWDKPFNIICFIGSFVFVGLFIMATLFDSRQTAKDSIPVTDDAVVSAPAEL from the coding sequence ATGTCTGCTCACGAAAACGCTCAGGAAGGCTACGACTTCGCACACCCGCTTCCGCTGCCGCTGTTGGCCGGCACCTTCCTGGTGTTGACGCTGCTGACGGTGCTGACGGTCGCTCAGGCGAGTTTCAATTTCGGCAGCCTTGACGTGCTGATCGTGATGGTGATCGCGACGATCAAAGCGGTCCTGGTCGGTGCGATCTTCATGCACTTGGCCTGGGACAAACCCTTCAACATCATCTGTTTCATCGGTTCGTTTGTCTTCGTCGGGCTGTTCATCATGGCGACGTTGTTCGACAGCCGCCAAACCGCCAAGGACTCCATTCCGGTGACGGACGACGCCGTGGTGTCGGCCCCCGCCGAGCTGTAG